One stretch of Armigeres subalbatus isolate Guangzhou_Male chromosome 2, GZ_Asu_2, whole genome shotgun sequence DNA includes these proteins:
- the LOC134212616 gene encoding zinc finger protein OZF-like: protein MFSFINPFACRICFETSMKFESLADIVDGNSLADMLRYCVNLEIDQNDGLPYQCCSKCKLDLIVAYQLVTRCHQSDTKFREMVLETKAKERFPIENELMPPLTEDDIKIELDIDEERIYAEPLSQSNVHEGNTVKQETKDKLCNAAKSEEESSEDDYEEEAVSNDEKALDDNEDSPDPSKKSKKTPERCCRCRIKLSTMEAIIEHSKKVHLTKRCTDSKKIAAKPFECDLCFKRYTTKKALWQHKSLLFVKNKFQCDECEQSFRLERTLLQHKDSHKNVVQPYSRRQDQLPRCCACFEQFDTDELLKKHADETHSPESTSVEDLSKPFSCDLCHRRYKNIRILREHQAKPYRITQYQCATCGRTFREKCALADHERSHREERSFICPVCSKTFAMKDSYRKHVRAHTLAEDRFKCEVCGKGFKARANLKCHLITHNPQHRPIQCTLCPATFARKICLQAHMKLHTGEKPHKCDQCGAAYTFATDLKRHIMAHNGIKPHLCTICGRGYPRRDYLRKHMANHVNQETRQSGAI from the exons ATGTTTTCGTTTATCAATCCATTTGCCTGTCGAATATGTTTCGAGACGTCCATGAAATTCGAATCCTTAGCCGATATTGTGGATGGAAATTCGCTGGCCGATATGCTACGGTATTGCGTCAATCTAGAG ATTGACCAGAACGACGGACTGCCCTATCAGTGTTGTTCAAAATGCAAACTTGATTTAATAGTGGCTTACCAGCTAGTTACTCGATGTCATCAATCCGATACCAAGTTTCGAGAGATGGTGCTGGAAACCAAAGCTAAAGAAAG ATTTCCTATCGAGAATGAATTGATGCCACCGCTCACAGAAGACGATATCAAAATTGAATTGGATATCGACGAGGAGCGTATATATGCTGAGCCTTTATCTCAAAGTAATGTTCACGAAGGGAACACAGTCAAACAGGAGACAAAAGATAAATTGTGCAATGCAGCAAAAAGTGAAGAAGAATCAAGCGAGGACGATTATGAAGAGGAAGCCGTCTCAAATGACGAAAAAGCTCTGGATGATAATGAAGATAGCCCGGATCCATCTAAAAAGAGCAAGAAAACTCCGGAACGATGTTGCCGATGTAGAATAAAACTAAGTACAATGGAAGCAATTATCGAACATTCGAAGAAAGTTCACTTAACCAAGCGATGTACAGATTCAAAGAAAATTGCAGCTAAACCTTTTGAATGCGATTTGTGTTTCAAACGGTACACCACTAAAAAAGCATTGTGGCAACATAAGTCATTACTCTTCGTGAAGAACAAGTTTCAGTGTGATGAATGCGAACAAAGCTTTAGACTCGAACGGACTCTGCTCCAGCATAAAGACAGCCACAAAAATGTAGTTCAACCGTACAGTCGACGCCAAGATCAACTGCCTCGTTGCTGTGCTTGTTTCGAACAGTTTGACACTGACGAGTTGCTGAAAAAACATGCAGATGAAACCCACTCACCGGAAAGTACATCGGTGGAAGATTTGAGCAAGCCTTTCAGCTGCGACTTATGCCATCGTCGATATAAGAATATTCGCATTTTGAGGGAACATCAGGCAAAACCCTACCGTATCACACAGTATCAATGTGCTACATGCGGTCGAACCTTCCGAGAGAAGTGTGCCTTGGCAGATCACGAACGGTCCCACCGTGAGGAACGATCCTTCATATGTCCGGTCTGTTCAAAAACATTCGCTATGAAAGATTCTTACCGAAAGCACGTCAGAGCGCACACTTTGGCCGAAGATCGATTTAAATGCGAAGTATGTGGAAAGGGATTCAAAGCCAGGGCCAATCTCAAATGTCATCTTATTACGCACAACCCCCAACACCGGCCGATACAGTGCACACTTTGTCCGGCAACGTTCGCTCGAAAGATATGTCTACAGGCACATATGAAGCTGCACACTGGCGAAAAGCCCCACAAGTGTGATCAGTGCGGTGCGGCTTACACTTTTGCGACGGACTTAAAGCGACATATCATGGCGCACAACGGTATTAAGCCGCATTTGTGCACCATCTGTGGTCGAGGGTATCCCCGTCGGGACTACCTCCGAAAACATATGGCTAACCATGTAAATCAGGAAACAAGACAATCGGGGGCAATATGA
- the LOC134212617 gene encoding gastrula zinc finger protein XlCGF46.1-like isoform X1 yields MDLLEINRQQCRICFDRMDSTISLDWNEGGKTLAEMLCYCVKLEFHESDGLPFRCCTSCKDDLIVAFKLIVRCQQSDEKFRVQLLEAVSALRETSSLSAIAEHIETTVEFEYNDPFKEESSESSSDEKNKTRKDNNLTHDDNEFNSKDDEETQIDKKGDKAVETERKRRKYVKRKVASIPKRCCKCKTRFENEEQAEDHVKVHLDSKQTDPQKISSRPYECNACFKRYTNRRALQFHQRERYIDKPYECDECEHDFISEDLLIDHKELHTKDADERKKLMPKCCACYEQFESEASLEAHCKEIHLPESQSIDNAPQDNDFVCPTCYRRYKTRRSLLNHKLKPYRTKQYQCSQCGRIFRDKCALSDHERCHQGERPFVCPVCSKTFAIKDSFRKHVKSHAIEDDHFKCETCGKGFKTKGNLKDHYITHASDYRPLGCSLCPATFARKSCLKSHMRMHTGEKPFRCLLCDASYAFSSDLKRHVMAHTGIKPYICNVCGRGYPRQDYLRKHLASHSSGNAPNS; encoded by the exons ATGGACCTGTTGGAAATTAACAGGCAACAATGCCGTATCTGTTTTGATAGAATGGACAGTACAATTTCTTTGGATTGGAACGAGGGCGGAAAAACTTTAGCCGAAATGCTTTGCTATTGTGTAAAACTGGAG TTTCACGAAAGCGACGGTCTTCCATTTAGATGTTGTACAAGTTGTAAGGATGACTTGATAGTGGCATTTAAACTAATAGTACGATGTCAGCAGTCAGATGAAAAATTCCGAGTACAGCTGCTTGAGGCTGTATCAGCACTAAG gGAAACATCTTCTTTGAGTGCGATAGCTGAACATATAGAAACAACAGTTGAATTTGAGTATAATGATCCATTcaaagaagaaagtagtgagAGTTCTTCGGATGAAAAAAATAAGACCAGAAAGGATAATAATCTGACACATGATGACAATGAATTTAATAGCAAAGACGATGAAGAAACACAGATTGATAAAAAAGGAGATAAGGCTGTTGAGACAGAACGCAAACGAAGAAAGTATGTTAAACGTAAGGTGGCTTCAATCCCAAAAAGATGTTGCAAATGTAAGACTCGTTTTGAAAATGAAGAACAAGCAGAGGATCATGTCAAAGTGCACCTGGATTCTAAGCAAACTGATCCTCAGAAGATCTCTTCTCGTCCATATGAATGCAATGCATGCTTCAAACGATATACCAACAGACGAGCTTTGCAGTTTCACCAACGAGAAAGGTACATTGATAAACCGTATGAATGCGACGAATGTGAGCATGATTTTATCTCTGAGGATCTATTGATAGACCACAAAGAGTTGCACACCAAGGATGCCGATGAACGAAAAAAACTAATGCCTAAGTGTTGCGCCTGCTACGAACAGTTCGAATCGGAAGCTAGTCTAGAGGCTCATTGTAAGGAAATTCATCTGCCGGAAAGCCAATCGATCGACAACGCTCCCCAAGACAACGATTTCGTCTGTCCCACGTGCTATCGCCGTTACAAAACACGACGATCACTTTTAAACCATAAATTGAAGCCCTATCGTACCAAGCAGTACCAATGCTCCCAGTGCGGACGGATCTTCCGTGATAAATGCGCCCTGTCGGACCATGAGCGCTGTCACCAAGGCGAGCGACCTTTTGTGTGTCCAGTGTGCTCTAAAACTTTCGCAATCAAGGACTCCTTCCGAAAACACGTGAAATCACACGCTATCGAAGATGATCACTTTAAGTGCGAAACGTGCGGAAAGGGTTTTAAAACGAAGGGTAATCTCAAGGACCACTACATCACGCACGCGTCGGATTATCGTCCCCTGGGGTGCAGCCTCTGTCCGGCCACATTTGCACGAAAATCGTGTCTGAAGTCACACATGCGAATGCATACCGGAGAGAAACCATTCAGATGCTTGTTATGTGACGCAAGCTATGCTTTTTCGAGCGATTTGAAGCGCCATGTTATGGCACATACTGGAATCAAGCCTTACATTTGCAACGTTTGTGGGAGGGGCTATCCGAGGCAGGACTACCTTCGCAAACACTTGGCTTCGCACAGCTCTGGCAATGCACCTAATAGCTAA
- the LOC134212617 gene encoding gastrula zinc finger protein XlCGF46.1-like isoform X2: protein MDSTISLDWNEGGKTLAEMLCYCVKLEFHESDGLPFRCCTSCKDDLIVAFKLIVRCQQSDEKFRVQLLEAVSALRETSSLSAIAEHIETTVEFEYNDPFKEESSESSSDEKNKTRKDNNLTHDDNEFNSKDDEETQIDKKGDKAVETERKRRKYVKRKVASIPKRCCKCKTRFENEEQAEDHVKVHLDSKQTDPQKISSRPYECNACFKRYTNRRALQFHQRERYIDKPYECDECEHDFISEDLLIDHKELHTKDADERKKLMPKCCACYEQFESEASLEAHCKEIHLPESQSIDNAPQDNDFVCPTCYRRYKTRRSLLNHKLKPYRTKQYQCSQCGRIFRDKCALSDHERCHQGERPFVCPVCSKTFAIKDSFRKHVKSHAIEDDHFKCETCGKGFKTKGNLKDHYITHASDYRPLGCSLCPATFARKSCLKSHMRMHTGEKPFRCLLCDASYAFSSDLKRHVMAHTGIKPYICNVCGRGYPRQDYLRKHLASHSSGNAPNS, encoded by the exons ATGGACAGTACAATTTCTTTGGATTGGAACGAGGGCGGAAAAACTTTAGCCGAAATGCTTTGCTATTGTGTAAAACTGGAG TTTCACGAAAGCGACGGTCTTCCATTTAGATGTTGTACAAGTTGTAAGGATGACTTGATAGTGGCATTTAAACTAATAGTACGATGTCAGCAGTCAGATGAAAAATTCCGAGTACAGCTGCTTGAGGCTGTATCAGCACTAAG gGAAACATCTTCTTTGAGTGCGATAGCTGAACATATAGAAACAACAGTTGAATTTGAGTATAATGATCCATTcaaagaagaaagtagtgagAGTTCTTCGGATGAAAAAAATAAGACCAGAAAGGATAATAATCTGACACATGATGACAATGAATTTAATAGCAAAGACGATGAAGAAACACAGATTGATAAAAAAGGAGATAAGGCTGTTGAGACAGAACGCAAACGAAGAAAGTATGTTAAACGTAAGGTGGCTTCAATCCCAAAAAGATGTTGCAAATGTAAGACTCGTTTTGAAAATGAAGAACAAGCAGAGGATCATGTCAAAGTGCACCTGGATTCTAAGCAAACTGATCCTCAGAAGATCTCTTCTCGTCCATATGAATGCAATGCATGCTTCAAACGATATACCAACAGACGAGCTTTGCAGTTTCACCAACGAGAAAGGTACATTGATAAACCGTATGAATGCGACGAATGTGAGCATGATTTTATCTCTGAGGATCTATTGATAGACCACAAAGAGTTGCACACCAAGGATGCCGATGAACGAAAAAAACTAATGCCTAAGTGTTGCGCCTGCTACGAACAGTTCGAATCGGAAGCTAGTCTAGAGGCTCATTGTAAGGAAATTCATCTGCCGGAAAGCCAATCGATCGACAACGCTCCCCAAGACAACGATTTCGTCTGTCCCACGTGCTATCGCCGTTACAAAACACGACGATCACTTTTAAACCATAAATTGAAGCCCTATCGTACCAAGCAGTACCAATGCTCCCAGTGCGGACGGATCTTCCGTGATAAATGCGCCCTGTCGGACCATGAGCGCTGTCACCAAGGCGAGCGACCTTTTGTGTGTCCAGTGTGCTCTAAAACTTTCGCAATCAAGGACTCCTTCCGAAAACACGTGAAATCACACGCTATCGAAGATGATCACTTTAAGTGCGAAACGTGCGGAAAGGGTTTTAAAACGAAGGGTAATCTCAAGGACCACTACATCACGCACGCGTCGGATTATCGTCCCCTGGGGTGCAGCCTCTGTCCGGCCACATTTGCACGAAAATCGTGTCTGAAGTCACACATGCGAATGCATACCGGAGAGAAACCATTCAGATGCTTGTTATGTGACGCAAGCTATGCTTTTTCGAGCGATTTGAAGCGCCATGTTATGGCACATACTGGAATCAAGCCTTACATTTGCAACGTTTGTGGGAGGGGCTATCCGAGGCAGGACTACCTTCGCAAACACTTGGCTTCGCACAGCTCTGGCAATGCACCTAATAGCTAA
- the LOC134212612 gene encoding zinc finger protein 425-like, which translates to MTTISYALACRVCAQTGAENMESIYEPMVEGKTPAQVIEECFSIAMCSKDGFPNKLCQSCKEGLKSVSHFHTILLESEKKFKSLVTLPKIEITETGDGNISSVFISEEYIKSEVDSECEEIFHDNIDTDEDDEPIARRKRRIKRERNKKHPQQLIPIDEKLEPNIATPEIVEQKPDIEEDVKPDTSKPMKKRWADIQIEMNFSPDDSSDNENYSDYDSANSSDSGEEGDHKPKKKRLYYGVKADSQPKRCCDCKDFPLDSHEKVEEHSDKYHYRYRITNDRDIEDNPFECPTCFKRFESKKEFLRHQRKMYVERLHPCPKCDEEFANQYVLQRHLKMYHKKKMIIERMEELRQESHICCACKKQFDSQEQLRAHAEEIHLKESLAYDGDYQFECEVCFRRFKTRQSMKVHQYRMFKGKKFICALCGKAFKEKAFLRDHENSHRREKPYECPKCDARFSIKGSYDAHVRLHDAKDEFKCEYCGRGFRTKSLLKGHLTVHSEDRPFKCHLCPITFTQQRLLDSHIEFHLGNKPFKCQQCPASYRYQRDLRGHIREKHEGILNFQCTFCPKAFNRKKPLLVHLKTHEAI; encoded by the exons ATGACTACAATATCATACGCCTTAGCGTGTCGTGTATGTGCTCAGACGGGAGCAGAAAACATGGAATCAATCTACGAGCCTATGGTGGAAGGAAAGACTCCAGCACAAGTTATTGAAGAGTGTTTTTCAATCGCG ATGTGTTCAAAAGACGGTTTCCCAAATAAATTGTGTCAAAGCTGCAAAGAAGGCTTGAAGTCTGTATCGCATTTTCACACGATTTTATTGGAGTCggagaaaaaattcaaaagtctTGTTACGCTACCGAAGATAGAGATTAC TGAAACAGGAGATGGAAACATTTCATCAGTATTCATCTCCGAGGAGTACATCAAATCAGAGGTTGACTCGGAGTGCGAAGAAATTTTCCACGATAACATAGACACTGATGAAGACGACGAGCCGATTGCTCGACGGAAGCGGCGCATAAAACGagagagaaataaaaaacacCCTCAACAGTTGATACCGATCGATGAAAAGCTGGAACCTAACATCGCAACACCAGAAATCGTAGAACAGAAACCTGATATTGAAGAAGACGTTAAACCCGATACGTCTAAGCCGATGAAAAAAAGATGGGCTGACATACAGATTGAAATGAACTTCTCGCCGGATGATTCATCGGACAATGAAAACTACTCCGATTACGATAGCGCAAACAGTTCGGACAGTGGTGAAGAAGGTGACCATAAACCGAAGAAAAAACGCCTTTACTATGGAGTCAAAGCAGACTCACAGCCGAAACGATGTTGCGACTGTAAGGATTTCCCACTAGACAGCCATGAAAAGGTAGAGGAACATTCCGACAAGTACCATTATCGGTACCGCATTACAAACGATCGTGACATCGAGGATAATCCGTTTGAATGTCCCACGTGCTTTAAGCGGTTCGAATCCAAAAAGGAGTTTCTGCGACATCAACGTAAGATGTACGTGGAACGGTTACATCCATGTCCAAAATGCGATGAGGAATTCGCCAATCAATACGTTCTACAACGACATCTCAAAATGTATCATAAGAAAAAGATGATAATTGAGCGAATGGAAGAACTGCGCCAAGAGTCGCATATCTGCTGCGCTTGTAAAAAGCAGTTTGATTCACAAGAGCAGCTCCGAGCCCATGCAGAGGAGATTCATCTCAAGGAGAGCCTAGCATATGACGGGGATTATCAGTTTGAATGCGAAGTGTGTTTTCGTCGTTTCAAAACTCGGCAGTCTATGAAGGTGCATCAGTACCGAATGTTCAAGGGCAAGAAATTCATTTGCGCGCTCTGCGGTAAGGCGTTCAAAGAAAAGGCGTTTCTTCGCGACCACGAAAATTCTCACAGAAGAGAAAAACCTTACGAATGTCCGAAATGTGACGCCCGATTCTCCATCAAGGGCTCGTACGATGCGCATGTCAGGCTTCACGATGCGAAAGATGAGTTTAAATGCGAATACTGTGGGCGAGGTTTCCGAACGAAAAGTCTACTCAAGGGTCACCTTACCGTTCACTCCGAAGATAGGCCCTTCAAGTGCCATCTGTGCCCAATCACTTTTACCCAGCAGCGTCTATTGGATTCCCATATAGAGTTCCATCTGGGCAATAAGCCATTCAAGTGTCAACAGTGCCCGGCATCGTATCGCTATCAACGTGATTTGCGGGGCCACATACGCGAAAAACATGAGGGTATTCTCAATTTCCAGTGTACGTTCTGTCCGAAGGCGTTCAACCGAAAGAAACCGTTGTTGGTGCATCTGAAGACGCATGAAGCAATCTAA
- the LOC134212614 gene encoding zinc finger protein OZF-like: protein MEHKVEKLSCRICLSEEDESQRMWPLFEICLEQKTPADIIQFCFGVEVAENSTVNDEICTNCKTDLQAAYRFLKQLKRSETLKDMAPKVEIGIFYGNEEQYISEVEIKTENADEYMEEAVDTKGIIAIEQIHTKRERTRRKLDTIIPLSKDKQKSPQKNTSTKMELLSSSEEEQNFDDNSDDEHNFTSEDEDFDERPTTKRLYSGTKPKPLPKRCCSCKEPLDSQEKVQKHSDQYHLSSRITNPKEYGDRLFECTVCYQRFNTKILFLRHQRKMYVDELHPCPRCEEEFANAFVLKKHIKFDHKKQFKTAQMEEMRSKANLCCVCKERFPTVEDLREHVKNTHARDQVLCETSNTFECDVCYHRFKTFKSLKHHQLRFFKEKKFVCTLCGKCFREKVRLSEHENLHRKIAPFQCAICPAKFAIKNSFEVHVKMHAAEEIYNCEYCGKGFRKKSLLMGHLQIHDTDRPYKCQLCPITFTRQNLLDAHLLAHSGSKPHKCQQCAASYIHQRDLRRHIREKHEGIRSFKCHLCPKAYIRHKLLEGHLKTHDD, encoded by the exons ATGGAACATAAAGTGGAAAAACTAAGCTGTCGAATATGTCTATCGGAGGAAGACGAGTCGCAAAGGATGTGGCCactgttcgagatttgtctggAACAAAAGACGCCGGCTGACATCATTCAATTCTGTTTTGGAGTTGAG GTTGCGGAGAATAGCACAGTGAACGATGAAATCTGCACCAATTGTAAGACCGATTTACAAGCGGCTTACCGCTTCCTGAAGCAATTGAAGCGTTCAGAGACACTCAAAGATATGGCGCCTAAGGTTGAGATCGG cATTTTCTACGGCAATGAAGAGCAGTACATATCTGAAGTGGAAATCAAAACCGAAAATGCTGATGAATATATGGAGGAAGCAGTTGACACTAAAGGCATTATTGCTATTGAAcagattcatacaaaaagagAAAGAACCAGAAGAAAACTTGATACTATAATTCCTTTGTCTAAGGATAAACAAAAATCTCCACAGAAAAATACCTCAACCAAAATGGAACTGTTGTCCTCGTCAGAAGAagaacaaaactttgatgaTAACAGTGACGATGAACATAACTTCACCTCCGAAGATGAAGACTTTGATGAAAGACCAACCACCAAACGATTGTACTCCGGAACTAAACCAAAACCTCTACCGAAACGTTGTTGCTCCTGTAAGGAACCGCTAGACTCCCAAGAAAAGGTACAAAAACATTCTGATCAGTATCACTTAAGCTCCCGTATCACCAATCCCAAAGAGTACGGTGATCGTTTATTCGAGTGTACTGTTTGCTATCAGCGTTTCAACACGAAAATTCTATTCCTTCGACATCAGCGGAAAATGTACGTCGATGAGCTACATCCCTGCCCTAGGTGCGAAGAGGAATTCGCAAATGCATTTGTGCTTAAGAAACACATTAAGTTTGATCATAAGAAACAGTTCAAGACTGCCCAGATGGAAGAGATGCGCAGTAAGGCGAACTTATGTTGCGTCTGCAAAGAGCGATTCCCCACAGTGGAGGATCTCCGAGAGCACGTCAAAAATACGCACGCTCGAGATCAGGTGCTCTGCGAAACATCTAACACTTTCGAATGCGATGTCTGTTATCACCGCTTCAAAACCTTCAAATCATTGAAACATCACCAGCTACGATTCTTCAAggagaaaaagtttgtttgtacTCTTTGTGGAAAATGCTTCCGGGAAAAGGTACGCTTATCAGAACATGAGAACCTGCACCGAAAAATAGCGCCGTTCCAGTGTGCGATCTGCCCGGCAAAGTTCgcaatcaaaaattcctttgaagtGCATGTAAAAATGCACGCCGCTGAGGAGATCTATAACTGTGAGTACTGCGGTAAGGGTTTCCGAAAGAAGAGCCTGCTGATGGGCCATTTGCAGATACACGACACTGATCGGCCTTACAAATGTCAGCTCTGTCCGATCACATTCACCAGACAAAACTTACTCGATGCGCATTTATTGGCACACAGCGGGTCTAAACCGCACAAATGCCAACAATGTGCTGCTTCCTACATCCATCAGCGAGATCTGCGGAGACACATCCGCGAAAAGCACGAGGGAATTCGAAGCTTTAAGTGTCATCTCTGCCCGAAGGCTTATATCCGACACAAGCTTTTGGAAGGCCACTTGAAAACACATGACGATTGA
- the LOC134212613 gene encoding zinc finger protein 540-like, translating to MTNKDVCRICSNTRPTKMVRFSDTSFDGDRTTAQVIEDCFGLLISEDESTSLCCARCKNDLIIAFKLVTKIRESDLKLKSIIAIPKVEIVDASDNNISTVFIAEAEIKSELNDDGCNRIDEQPEPLSQSKPKKRGRPRRQNVVNTDKTSDIEDQIKLVENVEQTSLQLEPNQEIHMRKTRRLSTYTARSDDALSASSGDSDDSDFEPDYDNQDELEDQKVKQRTHYSINSQPKRCCWCKNYSLSSHDKVEEHSQKYHLKSRVTNPEAYGDKVFECPVCFMRFEVKKLFLQHRRKMFVEMLHPCKQCDEEFANFYVLQKHIQLNHHRKLKLRELEELRIKSNICCGCRTKFNSQDELKEHAIMVHLPQREAPDGEHTVECDVCYKTYKSIKYLKDHRLRFFKKKNLICAQCGKSFREKAQLVGHEDSHQNVRRYECPICHAKFSMKASWQAHVRYHDAQEIYHCEYCGKGFRKKGLMKAHLRIHSTDRPHKCPMCPLTFTQKNRLNSHVLEHSGLKSFKCDRCPASYVHQRALRRHVREKHEGIRTFKCNICPKGFIELKPLQVHLKTHERSHEATFSKS from the exons ATGACCAACAAAGATGTTTGCCGAATTTGTAGTAATACGAGACCGACAAAAATGGTTCGTTTTTCGGATACCTCGTTTGATGGTGATCGAACAACGGCTCAAGTGATTGAGGATTGCTTTGGATTGTTG ATTTCGGAAGACGAATCAACTAGTTTATGCTGTGCTCGATGCAAAAACGATCTGATAATTGCATTCAAATTGGTGACAAAAATTCGCGAATCTGATTTGAAGCTGAAATCGATAATTGCAATACCAAAAGTTGAAATAGT AGATGCAAGTGATAATAATATATCTACAGTATTCATCGCAGAAGCAGAAATCAAATCCGAACTGAACGATGATGGATGTAATAGAATCGACGAGCAACCAGAACCTTTGTCTCAATCCAAACCCAAGAAACGAGGACGTCCAAGGAGACAGAATGTTGTAAATACGGATAAAACGTCTGACATTGAGGATCAAATtaaattggttgaaaatgtgGAACAAACATCCTTACAACTAGAACCTAATCAGGAAATACATATGAGAAAAACAAGACGATTGAGCACTTATACCGCTCGTTCTGACGATGCTCTCTCTGCGTCATCGGGTGACTCAGATGATTCCGACTTTGAACCAGACTATGACAATCAGGACGAATTAGAAGACCAAAAGGTCAAACAACGAACTCATTACAGCATCAATTCCCAGCCAAAAAGGTGCTGTTGGTGTAAAAATTATTCACTAAGTTCGCATGACAAAGTTGAAGAGCACTCGCAAAAATATCATCTCAAATCGCGTGTGACAAACCCAGAAGCATATGGAGATAAAGTATTCGAGTGTCCAGTTTGTTTTATGAGATTTGAAGTAAAAAAGTTATTCCTTCAACACCGCCGCAAAATGTTTGTCGAAATGCTACATCCATGCAAACAATGCGATGAAGAATTTGCAAATTTCTACGTTCTGCAGAAACACATACAACTCAATCACCATCGGAAGTTGAAACTTCGTGAACTTGAAGAGCTACGTATCAAAAGCAACATATGCTGCGGTTGTCGAACCAAGTTTAACTCCCAAGATGAATTGAAGGAACATGCCATAATGGTTCACCTGCCTCAGCGTGAAGCGCCTGACGGCGAACATACAGTCGAGTGTGATGTTTGTTATAAAACATACAAATCTATAAAATATCTAAAAGATCATAGACTAAGATTCTTCAAAAAGAAGAATTTGATATGCGCTCAGTGTGGTAAAAGTTTCCGAGAAAAGGCTCAATTGGTAGGTCACGAAGATTCACATCAGAATGTTCGGCGATATGAGTGCCCAATTTGCCATGCGAAGTTCTCAATGAAAGCGTCCTGGCAGGCGCATGTGAGGTATCACGATGCGCAGGAAATCTACCATTGCGAATATTGTGGAAAGGGCTTCCGGAAGAAGGGTCTAATGAAGGCGCATCTGCGAATTCATTCAACCGACCGACCCCATAAGTGTCCGATGTGTCCACTTACGTTTACTCAGAAAAATCGCCTCAATTCCCACGTCCTGGAACACTCCGGTCTAAAGTCGTTTAAGTGCGATCGCTGTCCGGCATCGTATGTTCATCAGCGGGCGCTTCGACGACACGTTCGCGAAAAACACGAGGGTATTCGTACTTTTAAGTGCAATATTTGTCCTAAGGGATTTATCGAACTAAAACCGCTGCAAGTTCATTTGAAAACGCACGAAAGGAGTCACGAGGCGACTTTCTCAAAAAGCTAG